Proteins encoded by one window of Gambusia affinis linkage group LG17, SWU_Gaff_1.0, whole genome shotgun sequence:
- the scai gene encoding protein SCAI isoform X2, producing the protein MTGAETEDDIPLGERKTVTDFCYLLDKSKQLFNGLRDLPQYGHKQWQSYFGRTFDVYTKLWKFQQQHRQVLDTRYGLKRWQIGEVASKIGQLYYHYYLRTSETSYLNEAFSFYSAIRQRSYYYQVNKEDRPELVVKKLRYYARYIVVCLLLNKMDLVKVLVKELSEEIEDYTQRFNTEDQLEWNLVLQEVAAFIEADPAVVLNDNSSVLVTSHRLQDGSVPPLEQGMVVGQLLLADALIVGNCNNQVKFSELTVDMFRMLQALEREPVNLATQTSKQATLEPSEKPAKRENPHKYLLYKPTFSQLYTFLSASFKELPANSVLLVYLSATGVFPVTHLDYEGPYDFGGVLTNTNRDVVNGETVQKRNQAQKEMHCLHPGDLFPFTRKPLFIVVDSSNSTAYKNFSNLFGQPLVCLLSPTVYPKSVQDQSQRGSLFTLFLYSPLLGFSSVCGLSSVRRGLWERAQDFLQKVFRDIGQMLTRSRSIDQAFLQFFGDEFLRLLLIRFVFCSATLRLHKLFRESRSFPESYPELPKQDTVESVLLQKQVLELAAMLDVQSLFWDDSLESY; encoded by the exons ATGACTGGAGCTGAGACTGAGGACGACATTCCTCTAGGAGAACGGAAAACCGTCACCGACTTCTGCTACCTGCTGGATAAATCCAAGCAGCTGTTCAATGGGCTCAG AGATCTTCCTCAGTACGGACACAAGCAGTGGCAGTCGTACTTCGGCCGGACCTTCGACGTTTACACCAAGCTGTGGAAgttccagcagcagcacag GCAGGTTCTGGATACCAGGTACGGCCTGAAGAGATGGCAGATCGGAGAGGTGGCCTCCAAGATCGGACAGCTCTACTACCACTACTA CCTCCGGACCTCAGAGACCAGCTACCTGAACGAAGCCTTCTCCTTCTACTCGGCCATCCGCCAGCGCTCCTACTACTACCAGGTCAACAAGGAGGACAG GCCTGAACTGGTGGTGAAGAAGCTCCGCTACTACGCTCGCTACATCGTCGTGTGTTTACTGCTCAACAAGATGgacctagtcaaagttctgGTGAAG GAGTTATCGGAGGAGATCGAAGACTACACCCAGCGCTTCAACACGGAGGACCAGCTGGAGTGGAACCTGGTTCTGCAGGAAGTGGCAGCTTTCATCGAG GCCGACCCGGCCGTGGTTCTGAACGACAACAGCTCGGTGTTGGTGACCAGCCACCGGCTGCAGGACGGCAGCGTTCCCCCGCTGGAGCAGGGCATGGTGGTCGGCCAGCTGCTCCTCGCCGACGCCCTGATCGTCGGCAACTGCAACAAccag GTCAAGTTCAGTGAGTTGACCGTCGACATGTTCCGGATGCTCCAGGCTCTGGAGAGGGAACCCGTCAACCTGGCAACGCAGACGTCCAAACAGGCAACGCTG GAGCCCAGTGAGAAACCAGCCAAGAGAGAAAACCCCCATAAGTACTTGCTGTACAAGCCGACCTTCAGCCAGCTCTACACCTTCCTGTCGGCTTCCTTCAAG GAACTTCCTGCCAACAGCGTCCTGCTGGTTTATTTATCGGCTACTGGAGTTTTCCCAGTGACACATTTAGACTACGAAG GTCCGTATGACTTCGGCGGCGTTCTGACCAACACCAACAGGGACGTGGTGAACGGGGAGACGGTCCAGAAGAGGAACCAGGCCCAGAAAGAGATGCACTG CCTTCATCCTGGAGATCTGTTTCCTTTCACCCGGAAGCCGCTCTTCATCGTCGTGGATTCCTCAAACAGCACCGCCTATAAG AACTTCTCCAACCTGTTTGGCCAGCCGCTGGTGTGTCTGCTCTCCCCGACCGTTTACCCAAAGAGCGTCCAGG aTCAGTCTCAGCGCGGCAGCCTCTTCACGCTCTTCCTGTACTCTCCTCTGCTGGGCTTCTCCTCCGTCTGCGGCCTGAGCAGCGTGCGGCGCGGCCTGTGGGAGCGCGCTCAGGACTTCCTGCAGAAGGTGTTCCGGGACATCGGCCAGATGCTGACCCGGTCCCGGAGCATCG ATCAGGCCTTCCTGCAGTTCTTCGGTGACGAGTTCCTGCGGCTGCTCCTGATCCGGTTCGTGTTCTGCTCGGCGACGCTGAGGCTACATAAGCTGTTCCGG GAATCCCGGAGCTTCCCGGAGTCGTACCCGGAGCTGCCGAAGCAGGACACGGTGGAGAGCgtcctgctgcagaaacaggTTCTGGAGCTGGCCGCCATGCTGGACGTTCAGAGCTTATTCTGGGACGATTCTCTGGAGAGCTACTAG
- the scai gene encoding protein SCAI isoform X1, giving the protein MTGAETEDDIPLGERKTVTDFCYLLDKSKQLFNGLRDLPQYGHKQWQSYFGRTFDVYTKLWKFQQQHRQVLDTRYGLKRWQIGEVASKIGQLYYHYYLRTSETSYLNEAFSFYSAIRQRSYYYQVNKEDRPELVVKKLRYYARYIVVCLLLNKMDLVKVLVKELSEEIEDYTQRFNTEDQLEWNLVLQEVAAFIEADPAVVLNDNSSVLVTSHRLQDGSVPPLEQGMVVGQLLLADALIVGNCNNQVKFSELTVDMFRMLQALEREPVNLATQTSKQATLEPSEKPAKRENPHKYLLYKPTFSQLYTFLSASFKELPANSVLLVYLSATGVFPVTHLDYEAGPYDFGGVLTNTNRDVVNGETVQKRNQAQKEMHCLHPGDLFPFTRKPLFIVVDSSNSTAYKNFSNLFGQPLVCLLSPTVYPKSVQDQSQRGSLFTLFLYSPLLGFSSVCGLSSVRRGLWERAQDFLQKVFRDIGQMLTRSRSIDQAFLQFFGDEFLRLLLIRFVFCSATLRLHKLFRESRSFPESYPELPKQDTVESVLLQKQVLELAAMLDVQSLFWDDSLESY; this is encoded by the exons ATGACTGGAGCTGAGACTGAGGACGACATTCCTCTAGGAGAACGGAAAACCGTCACCGACTTCTGCTACCTGCTGGATAAATCCAAGCAGCTGTTCAATGGGCTCAG AGATCTTCCTCAGTACGGACACAAGCAGTGGCAGTCGTACTTCGGCCGGACCTTCGACGTTTACACCAAGCTGTGGAAgttccagcagcagcacag GCAGGTTCTGGATACCAGGTACGGCCTGAAGAGATGGCAGATCGGAGAGGTGGCCTCCAAGATCGGACAGCTCTACTACCACTACTA CCTCCGGACCTCAGAGACCAGCTACCTGAACGAAGCCTTCTCCTTCTACTCGGCCATCCGCCAGCGCTCCTACTACTACCAGGTCAACAAGGAGGACAG GCCTGAACTGGTGGTGAAGAAGCTCCGCTACTACGCTCGCTACATCGTCGTGTGTTTACTGCTCAACAAGATGgacctagtcaaagttctgGTGAAG GAGTTATCGGAGGAGATCGAAGACTACACCCAGCGCTTCAACACGGAGGACCAGCTGGAGTGGAACCTGGTTCTGCAGGAAGTGGCAGCTTTCATCGAG GCCGACCCGGCCGTGGTTCTGAACGACAACAGCTCGGTGTTGGTGACCAGCCACCGGCTGCAGGACGGCAGCGTTCCCCCGCTGGAGCAGGGCATGGTGGTCGGCCAGCTGCTCCTCGCCGACGCCCTGATCGTCGGCAACTGCAACAAccag GTCAAGTTCAGTGAGTTGACCGTCGACATGTTCCGGATGCTCCAGGCTCTGGAGAGGGAACCCGTCAACCTGGCAACGCAGACGTCCAAACAGGCAACGCTG GAGCCCAGTGAGAAACCAGCCAAGAGAGAAAACCCCCATAAGTACTTGCTGTACAAGCCGACCTTCAGCCAGCTCTACACCTTCCTGTCGGCTTCCTTCAAG GAACTTCCTGCCAACAGCGTCCTGCTGGTTTATTTATCGGCTACTGGAGTTTTCCCAGTGACACATTTAGACTACGAAG CAGGTCCGTATGACTTCGGCGGCGTTCTGACCAACACCAACAGGGACGTGGTGAACGGGGAGACGGTCCAGAAGAGGAACCAGGCCCAGAAAGAGATGCACTG CCTTCATCCTGGAGATCTGTTTCCTTTCACCCGGAAGCCGCTCTTCATCGTCGTGGATTCCTCAAACAGCACCGCCTATAAG AACTTCTCCAACCTGTTTGGCCAGCCGCTGGTGTGTCTGCTCTCCCCGACCGTTTACCCAAAGAGCGTCCAGG aTCAGTCTCAGCGCGGCAGCCTCTTCACGCTCTTCCTGTACTCTCCTCTGCTGGGCTTCTCCTCCGTCTGCGGCCTGAGCAGCGTGCGGCGCGGCCTGTGGGAGCGCGCTCAGGACTTCCTGCAGAAGGTGTTCCGGGACATCGGCCAGATGCTGACCCGGTCCCGGAGCATCG ATCAGGCCTTCCTGCAGTTCTTCGGTGACGAGTTCCTGCGGCTGCTCCTGATCCGGTTCGTGTTCTGCTCGGCGACGCTGAGGCTACATAAGCTGTTCCGG GAATCCCGGAGCTTCCCGGAGTCGTACCCGGAGCTGCCGAAGCAGGACACGGTGGAGAGCgtcctgctgcagaaacaggTTCTGGAGCTGGCCGCCATGCTGGACGTTCAGAGCTTATTCTGGGACGATTCTCTGGAGAGCTACTAG